AGTTGTGGTACGGAAGGGAACAATACCGCCATTCATGCAGCCCTCGCAGCCCAACCGGAAAAGCGCCACATTGTCACCACGGCGGTCGAACATCCCGCTGTCCTCAATGTGTGCAAACACCTGGAAAAGCAAGGCTACCGGGTGACCTATCTCTCGGTTGATAGCCGGGGTCAGCTTGACTTGATGGAACTGGAGGCGGCGATGACCGGTGGGACCGCCCTGGTCACGACCATGTATGCCAATAATGAAACGGGTGTGATCTTCCCCATCGCGCAAATTGGGGCGATCGCGAAAGCCTACGGTGCCACCTTCCACGTGGATGCGGTGCAGGCCGTGGGTAAGGTGGCGATCGACCTTCGCCACAGTCCGATTGACCTACTCACCCTATCTGGCCACAAGCTCCATGCGCCCAAGGGCATCGGTGTGCTGTATGTGCGCCGGGGTTTCCGCTTCCGGCCCTTCCTGCTGGGCGGTCACCAAGAGCGGGGACGCCGTGCCGGGACCCACAATGTACCGGGAATTATCGCTCTGGGTAAAGCCGCCAGCCTTGCCCGTCATCACTTGGCGAACGTGACCCAGGAAGGGCGGCTCCGCGATCGCCTGGAGCAAGGGTTGCTCGATCGTATTCCCGATTGCGTCGTCAACGGCGGCGGCACCGAGCGTCTGCCTAACACCACCAACATCGGCTTCAAGTACATCGAAGGCGAAGCGATCCTATTCATGCTCAACAAGCATGGGATCTGCGCCTCCTCCGGGTCCGCCTGCACCTCCGGTTCCCTGGAACCTTCCCACGTGCTGATGGCAATGGGGCTGCCCTACACCGTCCTGCACGGCTCAATTCGCTTCAGCCTTTCGCGATTTACCACCGAAGCCGAAATTGACCAGGTGCTCGCTGTCATGCCCGATATCGTCGAAAAGCTGCGTGCCCTTTCGCCCTTTAACAATGACCAATCCGATTGGCTCCAGGGGCGCGAATTGGCCCGTAGCGCCTGATCCTTTCCCAGGGCGGGTTTGATGATTCAACGGTTAACCACCAACCCCCCCTTGTAAAACCCGCCCCTACCGACCCGATCACCTCTCCTTTACCCCAGCCACCGAGACACCTGCCATGTGGAATTACTCAGAAAAAGTCCTCGACCTGTTCTATAACCCTGTTAACCAGGGAACGATCGCCGACACGGATGAGCCAGATGTGGCCGTTGTCTACGGCGAAGTGGGCAGTATTGCCTGTGGCGATGCCTTGCGGTTGCACCTGAAGATCCAGGAATCGAGCCAGGTGATTCTGGACGCCCGGTTCCAAACCTTTGGTTGCACCAGCGCGATCGCCTCTTCCTCTGCGTTAACGGAACTCATTAAAGGCAAAACCCTGGACGAGGCCCTCCAGATCACTAACCAGGACATTGCCGCCTACCTAGGGGGCCTGCCCGAAGCCAAGATGCACTGCTCCGTCATGGGCCAGGAAGCCCTGGAAGCAGCCATTTACAAGTATCGTGGCATTGAAATTGAACACCACGAAGACGATGACGGTGCCTTGATCTGCGCCTGCTATGGCGTTAGCGCCCCGAAAATACGCCGGGTCATCATCGAAAACGACCTGACCACCGTGGAGCAGGTGACTAACTACGTTAAAGCCGGAGGGGGCTGTGGCTCGTGTCTGGTGGGGATTGAAGACATCCTGTTGGAAGTGCAACAGGAGCGAGCCGCGATCCCGGCCCGTGTGGCCGCCGAGATTGGTGAAGCCCAGGCCATCACTGAAGTGCCCCCACGACCCTTGACCACCGTGCAAAAGATCAAACTGATCCAGCACGTCCTCGATACCGAAATTCGTCCCCTATTGATTGCCGATGGCGGCGATGTCGAGCTATTCGATCTCGACGGCGATCGCGTTCTGGTTTCCCTACGGGGAGCTTGTAGCAGTTGCGCCAGCAGCACCGACACGATGAAGTACGCGATCGAAGCCAAACTCCGCGATCTAGTACTACCCACCCTCACCGTAGAGGCCGTTGCCCCCCAACGCACCTAACCCCAAGCCTTCTCCCCAGAGAGCAGCCAGTAACTTCACTCTCTTTTTCCTTTTTCCTTTTCCCTTTGTCTCTTTTCTATTTTCTAACTTCTAACTCCTATGTATCCCTCCTACCCCAGTCGCCAAGTCGGGCGATCGCCGCCTCCGTCGGTGCGATCGTGAGCAACGAGAAGCGAGCAACGAGAAGCGAGTTTTCCTGACAGGCGAGACGCCCATCTGACGTTAACCCTCGACTGGCAAGACGCCGACCCGACTCCCAACGCTCGACCGTTTCGATTTCCATCCCTTTGGTTTACCCCCAAATTTGTTTACCCCAAATCACACGGAGATATCTAACCATGCGACAGATTGCTTTCTACGGTAAAGGCGGTATTGGCAAATCCACCACGTGCCAAAACACCCTTGCAGCAATGGCTGAACTCGGTCAACGCATCATGATTGTTGGCTGTGACCCCAAGGCCGACTCCACCCGTCTGATGTTACACAGCAAGGCCCAAACCACGATTCTGCACCTGGCTGCTGAGCGCGGCGCAGTGGAAGATCTGGAACTGGAAGAAGTGATGCTCACGGGCTTCCGGAATGTGCGTTGCGTGGAATCCGGCGGTCCTGAACCAGGGGTCGGCTGTGCCGGTCGGGGGATTATCACTGCCATCAACTTCCTGGAAGAAGAAGGTGCTTACGAAGATCTCGACTTCGTGGCCTATGACGTACTGGGTGACGTGGTTTGCGGCGGCTTCGCTATGCCCATTCGGGAAGGCAAGGCCCAGGAAATCTATATCGTCTGTTCCGGCGAAATGATGGCCATGTACGCCGCCAATAACATCGCCCGTGGGATTCTCAAGTATGCCCACTCCGGTGGCGTTCGCCTGGGTGGTTTGATTTGCAACAGCCGCAAGGTCGATCGCGAAGTTGAACTCATCGAAGCCTTAGCTGCCAAGCTCAATACCCAGATGATCCACTTCGTCCCCCGCGACAACATCGTGCAACACGCCGAATTGCGCCGCATGACCGTCAACGAGTATGCACCCACCAGTGCCCAAGCAGATGAGTATCGTCAACTAGCTGAGAAGATTATCAACAACAAGAATCTCACCATCCCAACCCCGATCTCGATGGATGAGCTGGAAGAACTGCTGGTTGACTTTGGCATCCTCGACAGCGACGAAGAGTACCAAAAGGCCCTGGAAGCCGACAAAGCGGCGAACCTCGTTACCGCGTAGGTTGCAACAGACCGCACGGGTCGCATTGGTAGGAGCCTAGCGGCGGGATTGGGCCACGCCAACACACTCGCAAGCTAGCTAAATAGGGCGATCGCGCCCGTCCCCCCAGGCCCCTGCCTTATCTCATCCCTATTCCCTGTTTCCTATTCCCGAATTCCCGTTTCCCCGTTTCCCCCGTTTCCCTATCAACAAGAGGGCACCATGAGCACCACTGTAGAAGATAGAAAAGCGCTGGTCCAGGAAGTCCTGGAAGCCTACCCCGCTAAAGCTCAGAAGGACCGCGCCAAGCACCTCAACGTCATCGAAGCAGGTGCCTCCGACTGCGGCGTTAAATCCAATAAGAAATCCCTTCCCGGCGTCATGACCACCCGTGGCTGTGCCTTTGCCGGCGCCAAGGGTGTGGTTTGGGGACCCGTGAAGGACATGATCCACCTCAGTCATGGCCCGGTGGGCTGTGGCTACTACTCCTGGTCCGGTCGCCGTAATTACTACATCGGTACTACGGGAGTAGATACCTTCGGTACGATGCAATTCACCTCCGACTTCCAAGAACGCGATATCGTATTTGGCGGTGATAAAAAGCTGGACAAGCTGATTGATGAAGCCGAAATGCTCTTCCCCCTCAGCCAGGGGATCACGATTGAGTCAGAATGTCCGATTGGTCTGATTGGCGATGACATTGAAGCCGTCGCTAAGCGCAAGGCCAAGGAAATTGGCAAGGCCGTTGTTCCAGTGCGTTGCGAAGGCTTCCGGGGTGTATCCCAATCCCTCGGTCACCACATCGCCAACGATACTGTACGCGACTGGGTGTTGCCCAAAGCCGATGAGTATCGTAAGTTGCCAGAAGGCTTTGAACCCGGTCCCTATGATGTCAACATCATTGGTGACTACAACATCGGTGGGGATGCTTGGCCCAGCCGCCTGTTACTCGAAGCGATCGGTCTGCGGGTACTTTGCCAGTTCTCTGGTGATGGCACTTTCAACGAAGTCACAATGACTCCCCTAGCGAAGTTGAACCTGATCCACTGCTACCGCTCCATGAACTACATCTGTCGCTTCATGGAAGAAAAATATGGGATTGCTTGGTTAGAATACAACTTCTTTGGCCCGACCCAAATTGCCAAATCCCTACGCAAGATTGCTGCCCACTTTGACGAAACGATCCAGGCCAAGGCAGAGGAAGTGATCGCCAGCAATCAGAGCCGCATGGATGCAATTATTGCGAAGTATCGGCCCCGTTTGGAAGGCAAAACCGTGATGCTGATGGTGGGTGGCCTGCGGCCCCGCCACGTGATTCCCGCCTTTGAAGATTTGGGTATGACGGTCATTAGTACGGGCTATGAATTTGGCCACGGTGATGACTACAAGCGCACGGCTGAGTACATCAGTGAGGGCACGATCATCTACGACGACGTGAGCGGCTACGAGTTTGAAGAATTCGCCAAGAAACTCAAGCCCGATTTGATTGCCTCTGGCATTAAGGAGAAGTATGTCTTCCAGAAGATGGCGCTCCCCTTCCGCCAAATGCACTCCTGGGATTACTCCGGTCCTTACCACGGTTATGACGGTTTTGAAGTCTTTGCCCGTGACATGGATCTTGCAATCAATAATCCCACTTGGAGTCTGATTAAAGCGCCCTGGCAATCCTAACAGTCAGTGGCCAGTTGGTAGGTTGAGTCAAACCCAGTTCGACCCAACAAACCCTCCAGGGTTCTTAGCTGTAAAACCGTTATGGGGTAGGCATCTCGCCTGCCCAGGAGCGAGTCGAGATAGCTATCCCACTAGAGTTTTGTAACTGCCAAGATGGCTATCCTCCTAACCTGAGAACTGGTTATCAACTGAATCCAGGGCCGCCCCTTGAGCGACTGAGTCTGAGTTCATGTTGGGTCGGATTGTCCTTAACCCAACCTACCTGAGTTTTCCCCTACTTCTGATTTCCTACCCCCTATTCCCTACTCCCTCCGAAGGAGATTCCCCATGACGACCCCGAACGAAGAAAATTCGATCCCGACCCCCTGCGGTGTGCAAGACCCCGGTCACATTAAGGATCACTTTGACTTATTCCACACCGATCCCTATCAGGCAC
This DNA window, taken from Trichothermofontia sichuanensis B231, encodes the following:
- the nifS gene encoding cysteine desulfurase NifS, producing the protein MVIYLDNNATTRIDPEVLDAMLPYLTDFYGNPASMHSFGGQVGAAVQEAREAVAALLGAEDTEIIFTSCGTEGNNTAIHAALAAQPEKRHIVTTAVEHPAVLNVCKHLEKQGYRVTYLSVDSRGQLDLMELEAAMTGGTALVTTMYANNETGVIFPIAQIGAIAKAYGATFHVDAVQAVGKVAIDLRHSPIDLLTLSGHKLHAPKGIGVLYVRRGFRFRPFLLGGHQERGRRAGTHNVPGIIALGKAASLARHHLANVTQEGRLRDRLEQGLLDRIPDCVVNGGGTERLPNTTNIGFKYIEGEAILFMLNKHGICASSGSACTSGSLEPSHVLMAMGLPYTVLHGSIRFSLSRFTTEAEIDQVLAVMPDIVEKLRALSPFNNDQSDWLQGRELARSA
- the nifU gene encoding Fe-S cluster assembly protein NifU; the encoded protein is MWNYSEKVLDLFYNPVNQGTIADTDEPDVAVVYGEVGSIACGDALRLHLKIQESSQVILDARFQTFGCTSAIASSSALTELIKGKTLDEALQITNQDIAAYLGGLPEAKMHCSVMGQEALEAAIYKYRGIEIEHHEDDDGALICACYGVSAPKIRRVIIENDLTTVEQVTNYVKAGGGCGSCLVGIEDILLEVQQERAAIPARVAAEIGEAQAITEVPPRPLTTVQKIKLIQHVLDTEIRPLLIADGGDVELFDLDGDRVLVSLRGACSSCASSTDTMKYAIEAKLRDLVLPTLTVEAVAPQRT
- the nifH gene encoding nitrogenase iron protein, which encodes MRQIAFYGKGGIGKSTTCQNTLAAMAELGQRIMIVGCDPKADSTRLMLHSKAQTTILHLAAERGAVEDLELEEVMLTGFRNVRCVESGGPEPGVGCAGRGIITAINFLEEEGAYEDLDFVAYDVLGDVVCGGFAMPIREGKAQEIYIVCSGEMMAMYAANNIARGILKYAHSGGVRLGGLICNSRKVDREVELIEALAAKLNTQMIHFVPRDNIVQHAELRRMTVNEYAPTSAQADEYRQLAEKIINNKNLTIPTPISMDELEELLVDFGILDSDEEYQKALEADKAANLVTA
- the nifD gene encoding nitrogenase molybdenum-iron protein alpha chain, translated to MSTTVEDRKALVQEVLEAYPAKAQKDRAKHLNVIEAGASDCGVKSNKKSLPGVMTTRGCAFAGAKGVVWGPVKDMIHLSHGPVGCGYYSWSGRRNYYIGTTGVDTFGTMQFTSDFQERDIVFGGDKKLDKLIDEAEMLFPLSQGITIESECPIGLIGDDIEAVAKRKAKEIGKAVVPVRCEGFRGVSQSLGHHIANDTVRDWVLPKADEYRKLPEGFEPGPYDVNIIGDYNIGGDAWPSRLLLEAIGLRVLCQFSGDGTFNEVTMTPLAKLNLIHCYRSMNYICRFMEEKYGIAWLEYNFFGPTQIAKSLRKIAAHFDETIQAKAEEVIASNQSRMDAIIAKYRPRLEGKTVMLMVGGLRPRHVIPAFEDLGMTVISTGYEFGHGDDYKRTAEYISEGTIIYDDVSGYEFEEFAKKLKPDLIASGIKEKYVFQKMALPFRQMHSWDYSGPYHGYDGFEVFARDMDLAINNPTWSLIKAPWQS